One window of the Candidatus Saccharibacteria bacterium genome contains the following:
- a CDS encoding WecB/TagA/CpsF family glycosyltransferase — protein sequence MNRVQVDILGVLIDPVTKSEVLKIVEDRLESSSPPTYITKPYVEFLSLAKDDAALQKILNQSMLCLADGVSLQWAASYLYGKPRSRPNLFRLAWSGLVNMQKMTWRNQIIPEKMAGINLTVPILKLAEKKHYKIGVLGGPINHEMTAQSLIKRFPGLSRVESWSGYYDLSNERKLVADIASSKLDILFVAMGFPKQELFMAKYREYVGVKLMIGEGGSFDYDELGGQIRRAPAWIQKSGLEWLWRLFRQPSRIGRQLAIPKFVWAVHRQARSNWRKNT from the coding sequence ATGAATAGAGTCCAGGTTGATATACTGGGAGTCTTAATCGATCCTGTTACAAAATCAGAAGTACTAAAAATTGTCGAGGACAGATTGGAATCTAGCAGTCCACCGACCTACATTACCAAGCCTTACGTCGAATTTTTATCATTAGCCAAAGACGATGCTGCGCTTCAGAAAATACTAAATCAGTCTATGCTCTGTTTGGCAGATGGAGTGTCGCTGCAGTGGGCAGCCAGCTACCTGTACGGCAAGCCTCGTAGCCGACCCAATCTCTTCCGACTAGCTTGGAGTGGCTTGGTAAATATGCAAAAAATGACCTGGCGCAACCAAATAATCCCTGAGAAAATGGCCGGAATTAATTTAACGGTACCAATTCTAAAGTTGGCCGAAAAAAAGCATTACAAGATAGGGGTCTTGGGCGGGCCGATCAACCACGAAATGACCGCTCAGAGTTTAATCAAGCGATTTCCTGGATTGTCGCGAGTCGAATCATGGAGTGGGTATTATGATCTCAGTAATGAACGAAAATTAGTAGCGGACATAGCTAGTAGTAAGTTAGATATTCTCTTCGTGGCTATGGGCTTTCCCAAGCAAGAATTGTTTATGGCCAAGTATCGCGAATACGTAGGGGTCAAGCTGATGATAGGTGAGGGTGGCAGCTTTGATTATGATGAGCTTGGAGGTCAGATTAGGAGGGCGCCAGCTTGGATTCAAAAATCCGGACTAGAGTGGCTCTGGCGGCTGTTTCGGCAGCCCAGCCGAATCGGCCGCCAGCTGGCTATCCCTAAATTTGTGTGGGCTGTACATAGACAGG
- a CDS encoding glycosyltransferase: MKIALVHDWLNVKSGGAERVFFELAKMYPEADLYSLICNQKLFAESLNDRKVQTSFLQYAPGALKKRPQFMLPLIPRAVDNLDFSGYDLIVSSSSAWAKNIQKPKNCVHICYCHTPARMLWDSWPKYLDGQRIRPFKVGPLSRFIISRTTSRVRLWDFYGSNRVDHFLANSNYIADRIRKFYRRGAEVVYPPVNVGQFKSATGQEKGSYYLILSVLSKYKNIELVIKTFNKNKLPLVIAGDGPDKDRLIELAASSPNIKFLGRVSEAKKIELLQQAKGLVFANIEDFGLTPVEAMAASTPVIARRGGGANETVVANETGVFFDQDNEDSLNQAITRAEQINWSENTLLAQAKKFSAERFVKKLARVVDSIEGTHE, from the coding sequence GTGAAGATAGCCCTGGTTCATGACTGGCTGAATGTTAAGTCTGGTGGCGCTGAGCGAGTTTTTTTTGAGCTTGCTAAAATGTATCCAGAAGCTGATCTTTATAGCCTAATATGTAATCAAAAGCTCTTTGCCGAGAGTCTAAACGATCGAAAAGTCCAAACTAGTTTTTTGCAGTACGCCCCCGGTGCCTTAAAGAAGCGACCGCAGTTTATGTTGCCGCTTATCCCGAGGGCTGTGGATAATCTTGACTTTAGTGGTTACGATTTAATAGTGTCTAGCTCCAGCGCTTGGGCCAAGAATATTCAAAAACCCAAAAACTGTGTTCATATTTGCTATTGTCATACTCCAGCTCGGATGTTGTGGGACAGCTGGCCAAAATATCTAGATGGCCAGCGAATTAGGCCGTTCAAGGTGGGGCCGCTCTCACGATTCATTATTAGCCGAACAACTTCTAGAGTAAGGCTTTGGGATTTCTATGGTTCAAATCGGGTAGATCATTTTTTAGCAAACAGTAATTATATTGCAGACCGCATTAGAAAGTTTTATCGCCGCGGCGCTGAGGTTGTTTATCCACCGGTCAATGTTGGGCAATTCAAATCCGCAACTGGTCAAGAAAAAGGCAGCTACTATTTAATATTATCGGTACTGTCTAAATATAAAAACATTGAACTTGTAATTAAAACTTTCAATAAAAACAAGTTGCCGCTAGTGATTGCTGGCGACGGCCCGGACAAAGACCGCCTTATAGAGTTGGCAGCTAGCTCGCCAAACATAAAGTTCTTGGGTCGAGTTAGCGAGGCCAAAAAGATTGAGTTACTGCAGCAGGCCAAAGGATTGGTCTTTGCCAACATCGAAGACTTTGGCCTCACGCCAGTTGAAGCTATGGCGGCCTCGACACCGGTGATCGCGCGACGCGGCGGAGGAGCAAATGAGACCGTAGTTGCAAACGAAACGGGTGTTTTTTTCGACCAAGACAATGAAGACAGTTTAAACCAAGCAATCACTAGGGCAGAGCAGATAAATTGGAGTGAAAATACCCTTCTAGCTCAAGCTAAGAAGTTTTCTGCTGAGCGGTTCGTAAAAAAACTTGCCAGAGTTGTAGATAGCATCGAGGGGACTCATGAATAG
- a CDS encoding O-antigen ligase family protein — protein sequence MTIKKQLNLLNQLSVWGLIAILVIMPFHAFLSVVLGSVFGYQAAFQAWKEVLFVGLAAIWLYNCVLRKKLLFKFSFTNLTVLAIILLGIGVSIIYRPNLNGLIFGVKTNLVPLGLFLIAQAYAADFGDNKLLRLVLLPALIVSVLAILQVTVIPYQLLQLIGYNPMTINPLQVIDASSGIARAFATLGGPNQMGTYMILPVALALAALIRTKRLVYLPILAFLLVALGLSFSRSSWLGAIVAITLVLFLFLPAKFKIIMAASLAGLVLIGYVLLAPQLSNSNNVVLQNIFLHGQFFSNKTIGPPDVVRGGALARGYELFIKQPWGHGLGTAGPASYYSPNQLITENWYLQIGYEYGWLGILAYLVLFGSLVVGWLRQPKTEILIGAAAALIGILIANLFLHSWADSSLALVAFTFFGVIEGRKK from the coding sequence ATGACGATTAAAAAACAGCTTAATTTACTTAATCAACTGTCAGTCTGGGGGCTAATTGCAATATTGGTAATTATGCCCTTTCACGCCTTTTTAAGCGTAGTCCTGGGATCTGTTTTTGGATACCAGGCGGCCTTTCAGGCCTGGAAAGAAGTGCTATTTGTAGGCTTAGCAGCGATCTGGTTGTATAACTGCGTCTTGCGAAAAAAACTTCTTTTTAAATTTAGCTTTACCAATTTAACCGTTCTAGCTATTATTTTGCTTGGCATAGGAGTAAGCATTATTTACAGGCCGAATCTCAACGGGTTAATTTTTGGCGTTAAGACCAACCTAGTACCGCTTGGGTTGTTTTTGATAGCCCAAGCTTATGCGGCTGATTTTGGCGACAACAAACTGTTAAGACTTGTTCTATTGCCGGCTCTGATTGTGTCGGTGCTGGCCATTCTGCAGGTTACGGTTATACCTTATCAACTGCTGCAGCTGATCGGCTACAACCCGATGACTATTAATCCACTGCAAGTAATTGATGCGAGTAGCGGCATAGCAAGAGCCTTTGCAACTTTGGGCGGGCCAAACCAGATGGGCACATATATGATATTGCCAGTGGCTTTGGCGCTTGCAGCGCTTATTCGAACCAAACGGCTAGTTTATCTACCGATATTAGCATTCTTGCTAGTAGCGCTTGGCCTAAGCTTCTCGCGTAGCAGCTGGCTTGGAGCCATAGTGGCAATAACGCTGGTATTATTTTTGTTTTTGCCAGCAAAATTTAAGATCATTATGGCCGCCAGCTTAGCTGGGTTGGTTTTAATAGGTTATGTTCTGTTGGCGCCACAGTTAAGTAACTCCAACAATGTGGTGCTTCAAAATATCTTCTTGCATGGTCAGTTTTTTAGCAACAAAACCATTGGGCCACCCGACGTAGTGCGTGGCGGCGCCTTAGCACGGGGTTATGAATTGTTTATTAAACAGCCCTGGGGTCACGGCCTAGGTACAGCTGGGCCAGCCAGCTATTATAGCCCAAATCAACTCATTACCGAAAACTGGTATTTACAAATTGGCTATGAATACGGTTGGTTGGGTATTTTGGCTTATCTGGTGCTTTTTGGGAGTTTGGTAGTTGGCTGGCTACGACAACCAAAGACCGAAATTTTGATAGGCGCAGCAGCGGCACTTATTGGCATTTTGATAGCAAATTTATTTTTGCACAGCTGGGCCGACAGCAGCTTGGCCTTAGTGGCCTTTACGTTTTTTGGCGTTATAGAAGGTCGTAAAAAGTGA
- a CDS encoding rod shape-determining protein → MLKKRIAIDLGTSNTRVYVPKKGVVANEPSVVAVSIDDNRIVAVGNEAKEMLGRTPDIITASKPLKDGVIADYRITQALLKFLINRVAGKFRLTRPELMISVPIGITSTERRAVIDAALNAGARKVYIIRAPVAAAIGANVPIAAPAGNLVVDIGEGTTEVAIISLGGIVAENSVRIGGGKVDTAITDFIRKNHGLVVGSQTAEDIKKQVGSALPLKKPQKMQIRGRDAVSGLPKTIELSSDDITEAISECLDDIILAVKAVLEQTPPELSSDIIDRGMIMTGGGSMLKNIDKLMTKVTGVPSYVAEEPMLCVAKGTGIAMENLDEYIRSVMSNR, encoded by the coding sequence ATGCTCAAAAAACGAATTGCGATAGATCTGGGCACATCTAACACCAGAGTTTATGTACCCAAAAAGGGCGTTGTGGCCAATGAGCCATCAGTGGTGGCTGTCAGCATCGACGACAACCGAATTGTCGCTGTCGGCAACGAGGCTAAAGAAATGCTGGGCCGGACTCCCGACATAATCACCGCCTCTAAGCCACTAAAGGACGGCGTTATTGCTGATTACAGAATCACCCAAGCACTGCTGAAGTTTTTAATAAACCGGGTGGCTGGCAAATTCAGGCTAACTCGTCCGGAGCTAATGATAAGTGTGCCTATCGGCATAACCTCAACCGAGCGGAGGGCTGTAATCGACGCCGCCCTAAATGCAGGTGCACGTAAGGTTTACATTATTCGCGCACCAGTCGCGGCTGCAATCGGAGCCAATGTGCCGATAGCTGCGCCGGCCGGAAACCTTGTAGTAGACATCGGCGAGGGCACAACCGAAGTGGCTATTATTAGTCTGGGCGGAATTGTAGCTGAGAATAGCGTGCGAATTGGTGGCGGTAAGGTTGATACCGCTATTACTGACTTTATTCGTAAGAATCATGGCTTGGTGGTGGGCTCGCAGACCGCCGAGGACATAAAAAAGCAAGTTGGATCGGCTCTGCCACTCAAAAAACCACAAAAAATGCAGATCCGTGGGCGCGATGCTGTATCTGGGCTACCCAAGACAATCGAGCTTAGTTCCGACGACATAACCGAGGCTATTAGCGAATGCTTAGACGATATTATCTTGGCAGTAAAAGCTGTGTTAGAGCAGACCCCGCCCGAACTCTCAAGTGACATTATCGACCGGGGCATGATTATGACTGGCGGCGGATCCATGCTAAAAAACATTGATAAGCTAATGACAAAGGTAACCGGTGTGCCCAGTTATGTGGCTGAAGAACCAATGTTGTGTGTGGCCAAAGGTACAGGTATAGCTATGGAGAATCTAGATGAATATATACGAAGCGTAATGAGTAACCGCTAA
- the murA gene encoding UDP-N-acetylglucosamine 1-carboxyvinyltransferase — MQKLVITGPNRLHGEVKVGGSKNAVLPMMAAALLANAPITLYNVPSISDVEVMASILELFNVKVGRQANTLTLDGSSAQAASVDPTLAGKMRASILVLGPAVARFGQAETVPPGGDVIGVRPLDRHLHALSSMGVKVVEAKDRVKLIGKPRAARVIMGDLSVTPTENAILAAVLAPGKTEVRMAAMEPHIVGLCNFLNSLGAKISNIDTHNLQIEGVEILHGGEGTVIPDQLEAGTLAIAAAASQGEVKIDGFVQDDHDALLNVFIEMNVNFEILSPTEIRICPSDKLKSTKVKTQPYPNLPTDLQAPLAVLMTQATGQSEIFETMYEGRLSYLYELQRMGADISLKDTHVGLIKGPTKLHGTDLVSFDIRAGATILVAALIAEGKTTIDRVEHIDRGYEYLDKRFGSLGAKIERIDNGQ, encoded by the coding sequence TTGCAAAAGTTAGTCATAACAGGACCGAACCGTCTACACGGTGAGGTCAAAGTTGGTGGTAGCAAGAATGCTGTTTTGCCCATGATGGCCGCAGCCCTGCTCGCCAATGCGCCGATCACACTCTACAACGTTCCCAGTATCTCAGATGTCGAGGTTATGGCTTCTATCTTGGAATTATTTAACGTAAAAGTTGGCCGGCAAGCGAATACATTAACCCTAGACGGCAGTAGTGCCCAGGCAGCTAGCGTAGACCCGACATTGGCCGGTAAAATGCGAGCCTCTATCCTCGTACTTGGCCCAGCTGTTGCGAGGTTTGGCCAGGCCGAAACTGTACCCCCGGGCGGCGATGTGATAGGTGTACGGCCACTCGATAGACATCTCCATGCCCTTAGCAGCATGGGTGTTAAAGTTGTTGAAGCTAAAGATAGGGTTAAGCTTATAGGCAAGCCTAGAGCGGCTCGGGTGATTATGGGCGATCTAAGTGTTACGCCAACCGAGAACGCTATTCTGGCGGCTGTTTTAGCGCCTGGCAAAACAGAGGTTCGAATGGCCGCGATGGAACCTCATATTGTGGGTCTATGTAATTTTCTAAACTCACTAGGAGCAAAGATTAGTAACATAGATACACACAATCTCCAGATAGAGGGGGTGGAGATCTTGCACGGCGGTGAGGGGACAGTAATTCCAGACCAGCTTGAAGCAGGTACCTTGGCGATTGCGGCTGCGGCCAGTCAAGGGGAGGTTAAGATAGATGGCTTTGTTCAGGACGACCACGATGCACTTCTGAATGTTTTTATTGAAATGAATGTGAACTTTGAGATACTGAGCCCGACAGAGATTAGAATCTGTCCATCTGACAAGCTAAAATCCACCAAGGTGAAGACTCAACCATACCCAAACTTACCAACTGATTTACAGGCACCATTGGCTGTTTTAATGACCCAGGCGACCGGTCAATCTGAAATATTTGAAACCATGTATGAGGGCCGACTGAGCTATCTGTACGAGCTCCAAAGAATGGGGGCAGATATAAGCCTAAAGGACACGCATGTGGGCCTAATTAAGGGTCCAACTAAGCTTCATGGTACAGATCTGGTTAGTTTTGACATTCGGGCTGGTGCAACAATTCTGGTTGCCGCACTGATTGCAGAAGGCAAGACGACTATTGATCGAGTTGAACATATCGACCGGGGCTACGAGTATCTCGATAAGAGATTCGGGTCGCTTGGTGCAAAAATAGAACGTATAGACAATGGTCAGTAG